A window of Chloroflexota bacterium genomic DNA:
CCGGCAACCAGGCAAGATCCGCACGATCTCTGGATCAAATCATGTGGGATCAGTTTTCTTTCTTGATGCCAGGGCTGCGGCGATCATTTCGATTACCCCGTCAAGTAACGTATAATAGCCAGACGATCGATGCTCACGTCGAAATACTGCGGGTAGCAGGTATTGCAGGTACCGGTCCACTTGTTTCCTTGTCTACTTGTTTCCCTATTCCTCGTCTACCTGTACCTGCCACGTAGCTACCGAGAGCTTACGGAGAGATTCCCATGAAGAGCCGCCTTTTCCTTCCCTTTCTTTTGATCCCTGTCCTTATCCTTGTGACCTCCCTGGCCTGCGACATTCCTGGCAGCGGCACTATCGACGAGATCAACCTGCCTGATGTTTCTCCCGACCAATTGAAGGAGCTCATCGACACAGGCCGGCAGCTTCTACCACTGGCCCGGCAGGTTGCCACGTTGACCGCCTCCCAGGAGAACCTGGGCGCCCTGTTGGAATCGCCAGAGATGGGAAATGTGCGCTGGACCGGTTCGGTACGAGCCCAATTGACGGTCGTGCGCCTGGTCTGTAACCAGATTCATCTTGTCGATCCCCCCGAGGGGGTGGCAGGCATTTACCAGGCCCTCGTAGACGTATGCGGTGACTGCCAGAAGACGGTAGACATTGTCCTCGACGGCATTGACAACCTGGATGTCAACGCCATCAGCCAGGCCACCGTAACAGGCCAGAGCTGTCTCGACGGCCTCAAATCCAATCAGGCAGCGATCGATGAGCTGAAGGAAAAGATCAACCTCGATTTGGATGATCTCCCCCTGGACAAGCTGAATCTTGAGGAGTTGAATCTTCCGGGCCTGTCGGAGATTGACCTGCCCGATCTCGGCCTGGAACAGTTGGGGGAAACATCACCCAAACCACCGACGGTCAATGCCGGATCCAATCTCAGGGCTGGCCCTGGCGCCGATTTCGATCGGGCAGGTGGCCTGACCGAGGGAACAGTGGTCGCTGTGATTGGCAGGAATCAGGCTGGCGATTGGCTGGCTCTGGAAGTAGATGGATTGGGCACGGTTTGGATCGCCGCTTTTCTCATCGAGAATCCCCCCGATCTGGACAACCTGCCCGTGATAGTGTCGGAATGAGGACCGGCTGCCGGTAAACCCAATTCAATGGAAAACCATCTCAACCGGCCGGAGAGGCGACGCTAGCGCAGCGTGACAAAGACCGGGATGGTGTCCTGCCCCGGCTCCGGCGCAGCCAGGGCAATGCCAATCGACGGTGCATCTTCCGCCAGCCGTACACCTTCAACCCATACCTTCTTCAGAGCACGAGCGTTGCCCGCCACATCCGATGCCGTCAATCGCCGCCCCGGTTGGATATCCGCGCCGGCTTCCACCTTGACCTGAGCCACGCCCAGCACGGTGAGCGCCACGTAGTCGCCCGGTTGGGCTGGGCCCTCGGCGCTGCGCAGTTCCAGAACGAGGTCCTGGTCTTTTTCATCCTCGTGCCGGGGCTTGGGGGTGAGCGCCATGCGCCCCTCCACCACGCCCACGATACCACCGAAGGAACCGGAATCGGCTGGACGAACCAGGGCCAGTGGTACGGAGCTGTCCGGTAGCGGTTCAGTCACTCCTACCGCTGCCACCACCTGGCCGGCAGTGAGGGCCTGGTCGCCCGTGACCTGGGCGATTATGGTGAGGGAACTGAGGGTAACGTTGCTGCCCGAGATCTTGTCGGGGGTGATGAGACCCCACTCACCGTCCGCATCGGTGGTGTGGGCATAAACACCGTTGCTATCAGCTTCGTGTACATACACGCCGTCGCCGCCTGCCGAGTCTACGTACAGGCCGGCGTCACCCACCGTGC
This region includes:
- a CDS encoding SH3 domain-containing protein → MKSRLFLPFLLIPVLILVTSLACDIPGSGTIDEINLPDVSPDQLKELIDTGRQLLPLARQVATLTASQENLGALLESPEMGNVRWTGSVRAQLTVVRLVCNQIHLVDPPEGVAGIYQALVDVCGDCQKTVDIVLDGIDNLDVNAISQATVTGQSCLDGLKSNQAAIDELKEKINLDLDDLPLDKLNLEELNLPGLSEIDLPDLGLEQLGETSPKPPTVNAGSNLRAGPGADFDRAGGLTEGTVVAVIGRNQAGDWLALEVDGLGTVWIAAFLIENPPDLDNLPVIVSE